A single window of Flavobacterium aestivum DNA harbors:
- a CDS encoding Imm26 family immunity protein, with amino-acid sequence MSYLEEKEGGVFCIPLFLPNDLKDNRKNYSSSKYDSNLEYAFGRLIEIDKSTGDLIEIFNYIGSIPVEKKVIIESGQMFTPIRITQAFEKKRWKFIFESENYKKEIDSNYSEICFVQGDRDFPILWKGGNKSNISIDEAKKYKRWVIHHPTRIEEAIRSKDFSMII; translated from the coding sequence ATGAGTTATTTAGAAGAAAAAGAAGGAGGCGTATTTTGTATACCATTGTTTTTACCAAATGATCTAAAAGATAATAGAAAAAATTATTCCAGTTCTAAGTATGATTCTAACTTGGAATATGCTTTTGGAAGATTAATAGAAATAGATAAATCTACAGGAGATTTAATTGAAATTTTCAATTATATAGGTTCAATTCCAGTTGAAAAGAAAGTTATAATAGAATCAGGTCAAATGTTCACACCAATACGTATAACTCAAGCATTTGAAAAGAAAAGATGGAAGTTTATTTTTGAAAGTGAAAACTATAAAAAAGAAATAGATTCTAATTATAGCGAAATTTGTTTTGTACAAGGAGATAGGGATTTTCCAATTCTATGGAAGGGAGGCAATAAGTCTAACATAAGTATAGATGAAGCTAAAAAATACAAAAGATGGGTAATTCATCATCCAACAAGAATCGAAGAAGCTATTAGAAGTAAAGATTTTTCTATGATCATTTAG
- a CDS encoding DUF5457 domain-containing protein, translated as METISRIEIAKPLHEIILELFYFESKGKPCELTKKEILWKLKDPSITEYQMEEVLNWMVHHKKLNENLGLYTLDRFELIDLEEKFKSERLNQEKKQEPIFFTNYSTINNIHNAVKPKPLDIFIQYILPTFLLSYIVFIFFLVNKLNSSFEINNNKIENVSEVTLKEPKTGVIKKKKALSDKEVKRLFSNQHQNILYLNRTIDSLQKQVNKINEIHTTATLAINSQINSLQPQVNTIFLHIAVVLLGFILLFFLKNVIS; from the coding sequence ATGGAGACTATCAGCAGAATAGAAATAGCAAAACCTTTGCATGAAATAATTTTAGAATTATTTTATTTTGAAAGTAAAGGCAAACCTTGTGAACTGACCAAAAAGGAAATTTTATGGAAATTAAAAGATCCTAGTATTACAGAATACCAAATGGAGGAAGTGCTCAATTGGATGGTGCACCATAAAAAACTAAACGAAAATTTAGGACTTTATACTTTAGATCGTTTTGAGCTAATAGATTTAGAAGAAAAATTTAAAAGCGAAAGATTGAATCAAGAGAAAAAACAAGAGCCTATTTTTTTTACAAATTATAGCACGATAAACAATATTCATAATGCAGTAAAGCCAAAACCACTGGACATATTTATACAGTATATATTGCCAACTTTTTTACTCTCCTATATAGTCTTTATCTTTTTTTTGGTAAATAAGTTGAATAGCAGCTTCGAAATCAATAATAATAAAATAGAAAATGTTAGTGAGGTAACGCTTAAAGAACCAAAGACAGGAGTAATTAAGAAGAAAAAGGCCTTATCAGATAAAGAAGTGAAGAGATTGTTTTCTAATCAGCACCAAAACATTTTGTATTTAAACAGAACAATTGACTCATTACAGAAGCAAGTAAATAAAATAAACGAAATTCATACCACAGCCACCTTAGCTATAAATAGTCAGATAAATTCCCTGCAACCCCAAGTAAACACTATATTCTTACATATTGCAGTAGTTCTTTTAGGATTTATTTTATTATTTTTTTTAAAAAATGTTATAAGTTAA
- the tssD gene encoding type VI secretion system tube protein TssD, protein MAFKAILEFEGNEYQVLFSKVDMLRHTDGKGAVSSEIKGGRLNVRVKSTDNTTVIEQAVNSQHKPVSGKVKFFKADSEQVMKELSFENAFIVFFSEQLDALAETPMTTEITFSAEKITLGNATLDNNWAKV, encoded by the coding sequence ATGGCATTTAAAGCAATTTTAGAATTCGAAGGAAACGAGTACCAAGTATTATTTTCAAAAGTTGATATGTTAAGACATACAGATGGTAAAGGAGCTGTTTCTTCTGAAATTAAAGGAGGTAGATTAAACGTAAGAGTAAAATCTACAGACAACACTACTGTTATTGAGCAAGCAGTAAACAGTCAACACAAACCAGTAAGCGGAAAAGTAAAATTTTTCAAAGCTGATTCTGAGCAAGTAATGAAAGAACTTTCTTTTGAAAATGCTTTTATTGTATTCTTCAGTGAGCAATTAGACGCTTTGGCTGAAACTCCAATGACTACTGAGATCACTTTCTCAGCAGAGAAAATTACATTAGGTAATGCAACATTAGATAACAACTGGGCTAAAGTATAA
- a CDS encoding DUF6531 domain-containing protein: MLLTDNHLTIVVGIDIHFTTLPPFNPFHPYIGIVIDPFDYVPFLGTSVHVNGFKRGNSDTSGIIIPLVHIPLFTPPWLMTPIIGHESMNFFASQTVFSDSTRMSPKGHMLMTCNDIGLPLSLSVGKVKVGKKMLPFAPTLFAPTSFSLPIPTGKPVMVGGPYPPDWGGMLTGLLASIGFSTLMKLGKKAFNKLLKGAMGPNKLSKLLCKAGFEPVNLINGAVIYEGSDFDIAGPIVLNWERSWSSDSGYVGWLGHGVHCNYDRAVELYPEDDALGLRMEDGRLVAFPALLPEEEFYLRQEKTTLKRTQNGYQAYDHSSRLFYDFTLFDGKKHQLTQIANHDGLAIVFEFTGFGLSKIIDAAGREIKVSTKDGFIQKLELIAPQQDELLVAYEYDEHYNMVAILDALQKPTQIEYSNHLMVKKTDRNGQTFYWEYDAQNRCIHTWGDGGWQEGWIEYHTEEGYNLVTDANGAVTTYYYEPSQLVTQVKDPMGNSIFYDYTEFMELYREIDQEGRILGFSYDDMGNKTGTTYPDGTEEMTLYDDENRPSIAIDPEGQKTIYLYNDQKAHQLKTIIAPDKTSTHFTYNKNGLLATVAKNNNQLELVYDQQYNLVEWRENDQKLKSWEYNHRGRVRAVYTPMQMADYFTYDALDRVQQIVEKDSNIIEFSYNNYDEVIALKDSKNSIKFSYTPMGSLASREQNGVKVRFDYDKMEQLTSIKNEDNEAYYFDRNKAGHIIKETAFDGIIKKYNRNLVGEITRIDHGGGKYTEYEQDALGRITRADYHDGTWETYTYNKNGLLIEATNQNVSIRLERDANGRVVQETQKQTLDKDENAIILTSTYNDLGQRTNISTTLGVNINTHYDQNGQLERIEAQSNELKEQHKNWETTLKRDELGREIERYATGGLHIKTSYNSSGKQKEQEVFVNGKRTGSRYYNWDTNQQLRSAVNQLTKSMTYFDYDAFGNLARADYDGKGELYKTPDAVGNLYKTHDRSDRTYGKGGKLLKDEKYYYKYDELGNLVHKSPRDISKPLVFEKPTNWIDKLASNREEEKRLQQEHEQWQSGDTTYTWLANGMLESVTNPDGKVVSFEYDALGRRTAKIANKEINRYVWDGNVFIHEWNYDLKDRPRLVVLEDDLLYDKVEPIENLITWVYEGRNFVPSAKIVGDNKYSIINDYIGRPVQSYDDKGNLVWETDYDIYGGLKDLKGDRGFIPFRQLGQYEDVETGLYYNRFRYYNPDTGTYLSQDPIRLKGGNPNFYAYTKNNNYQVDLFGLDPLGTGGYSVYALYETGSTNPYYIGITKQEVQSRMDQHMDTGRYGNDTTHEVLHSDLTIEQARGYEQHYIETYETKTGIIGEEISWTNKGNKINSFDKDRTDIRGKAFKAEYDKIKCH; encoded by the coding sequence ATGCTGTTAACCGATAATCATTTGACCATTGTGGTGGGTATAGATATCCATTTTACGACTTTACCACCTTTTAATCCTTTTCATCCCTATATTGGTATTGTCATAGATCCTTTTGATTATGTTCCTTTTCTAGGCACCAGTGTACATGTAAATGGCTTTAAACGTGGGAACTCAGATACCAGCGGGATTATAATACCATTGGTACATATTCCGCTGTTTACACCGCCATGGCTTATGACACCGATTATCGGGCATGAGAGTATGAACTTTTTTGCTTCGCAAACCGTATTCTCAGACAGCACCAGAATGAGTCCAAAAGGACACATGCTGATGACCTGTAATGATATTGGACTCCCGTTATCGTTATCAGTAGGGAAAGTCAAAGTAGGCAAGAAAATGTTACCCTTTGCACCAACATTATTTGCACCAACCTCATTTTCATTACCAATTCCAACCGGAAAACCCGTAATGGTGGGAGGTCCCTATCCACCGGATTGGGGAGGAATGTTAACAGGTTTATTGGCCAGTATAGGGTTTAGTACCTTAATGAAACTCGGAAAAAAAGCATTTAATAAACTCCTTAAAGGAGCTATGGGGCCTAATAAGCTTAGTAAGTTGTTGTGTAAAGCAGGATTCGAACCCGTAAACCTCATCAACGGGGCGGTGATTTACGAGGGTAGCGATTTTGATATTGCAGGCCCGATTGTGCTCAATTGGGAACGTAGTTGGTCCTCCGATTCAGGCTATGTGGGCTGGCTCGGACATGGTGTACACTGTAATTACGATCGCGCGGTAGAGTTATATCCCGAAGATGATGCTTTGGGACTTCGTATGGAGGACGGTAGACTCGTGGCATTTCCTGCCCTGCTGCCGGAAGAAGAATTTTACCTACGTCAGGAAAAAACAACCCTGAAAAGAACCCAAAACGGCTATCAAGCCTATGATCATAGCAGCAGACTCTTTTATGATTTTACCCTGTTTGATGGCAAAAAACACCAACTCACACAAATAGCCAATCATGATGGATTAGCTATTGTTTTTGAATTTACAGGATTTGGTTTAAGCAAAATTATAGATGCCGCAGGCAGAGAAATAAAAGTAAGCACCAAAGACGGATTCATCCAAAAGCTAGAACTTATAGCCCCACAACAAGACGAACTATTAGTGGCCTATGAGTACGATGAGCACTATAATATGGTGGCGATTCTAGATGCCCTGCAAAAACCAACTCAAATCGAATACAGTAACCACCTGATGGTTAAGAAAACCGACCGCAACGGACAAACCTTTTACTGGGAGTACGATGCGCAAAACCGTTGTATCCATACTTGGGGCGATGGAGGTTGGCAAGAAGGTTGGATCGAGTACCATACCGAGGAAGGCTACAACTTGGTAACCGATGCCAATGGTGCCGTAACCACCTATTACTACGAACCAAGCCAACTAGTAACCCAGGTAAAAGACCCAATGGGTAACAGTATTTTTTATGACTATACCGAGTTTATGGAGTTGTATCGTGAGATCGACCAAGAAGGTCGTATCTTGGGATTCAGTTATGATGATATGGGGAATAAAACAGGCACCACTTATCCTGATGGTACTGAAGAAATGACGCTGTATGATGACGAAAATCGTCCATCGATAGCCATAGATCCGGAGGGACAGAAAACAATCTATCTGTACAACGACCAAAAAGCACATCAGCTCAAAACCATAATAGCGCCAGACAAGACCAGTACCCATTTTACCTACAATAAAAACGGGCTATTGGCAACTGTAGCCAAGAACAATAACCAACTTGAACTAGTTTACGATCAGCAGTACAACCTAGTAGAATGGCGTGAAAATGACCAAAAGTTAAAATCCTGGGAGTACAACCATAGAGGGCGTGTACGAGCGGTCTATACTCCGATGCAAATGGCGGATTACTTTACCTATGATGCACTGGACAGGGTACAACAAATCGTGGAGAAAGACAGCAACATCATAGAATTTAGTTATAACAATTATGATGAGGTAATAGCTCTAAAAGACAGCAAGAACAGTATCAAGTTTAGCTATACTCCAATGGGAAGTCTTGCCAGTAGAGAACAGAACGGCGTAAAAGTACGTTTTGATTACGACAAGATGGAGCAGCTAACCAGCATAAAAAACGAAGACAACGAAGCCTATTATTTTGACCGAAATAAAGCTGGACATATCATAAAAGAAACCGCTTTTGACGGTATTATAAAAAAATACAACCGCAACTTGGTGGGTGAAATAACCCGAATAGACCACGGAGGTGGGAAATATACCGAGTACGAACAAGATGCCTTGGGACGCATCACCAGAGCCGATTACCACGATGGCACTTGGGAAACTTACACCTATAACAAAAACGGACTCTTAATAGAAGCTACCAACCAAAACGTGAGCATACGCTTAGAGCGGGATGCCAACGGACGCGTTGTACAGGAAACCCAAAAGCAGACTTTAGATAAAGATGAGAATGCTATAATCCTTACCTCAACTTACAACGATCTAGGACAGCGAACCAATATTAGCACCACATTAGGTGTTAATATAAACACCCATTATGACCAAAATGGGCAACTCGAGCGCATAGAAGCCCAAAGTAATGAACTCAAAGAGCAGCATAAGAATTGGGAAACCACGCTAAAGCGAGACGAATTGGGTCGCGAGATAGAGCGTTATGCTACAGGAGGCCTGCACATAAAAACCAGTTACAACAGTAGTGGGAAGCAAAAAGAACAAGAGGTATTTGTCAATGGCAAACGCACTGGTTCTCGTTATTACAATTGGGACACCAACCAGCAGTTGCGCAGTGCGGTAAACCAGTTGACCAAAAGCATGACCTATTTTGATTATGATGCATTTGGTAATCTTGCCAGAGCTGATTATGATGGCAAAGGGGAACTGTACAAAACACCAGATGCCGTGGGGAATCTCTATAAAACCCATGACCGCAGCGACCGTACGTATGGCAAAGGAGGCAAACTGCTGAAAGATGAAAAATACTATTATAAATACGATGAGCTGGGTAACTTAGTACACAAAAGTCCACGTGATATTAGTAAACCATTGGTTTTTGAAAAACCAACCAACTGGATAGACAAACTAGCGAGCAACAGGGAAGAAGAAAAACGCTTACAGCAAGAACACGAACAGTGGCAAAGTGGTGACACTACCTATACTTGGCTAGCTAACGGAATGTTGGAAAGCGTAACAAACCCTGATGGTAAAGTTGTGAGTTTTGAGTACGACGCTCTAGGCAGACGTACTGCAAAAATTGCAAACAAAGAAATAAATCGCTATGTTTGGGACGGTAATGTTTTTATTCATGAATGGAACTACGACTTAAAAGATAGACCAAGACTGGTTGTCCTTGAGGATGATTTATTGTATGATAAAGTTGAACCAATTGAGAATTTAATCACTTGGGTGTATGAGGGAAGAAATTTTGTACCAAGTGCTAAGATTGTTGGAGATAATAAATACAGTATTATAAACGATTACATTGGTCGCCCAGTACAAAGTTATGATGATAAAGGGAATTTAGTTTGGGAAACTGATTATGATATTTATGGAGGCTTAAAAGATTTAAAAGGCGATAGAGGTTTTATTCCTTTTAGACAATTGGGTCAGTACGAAGATGTAGAAACAGGTCTTTATTATAACCGTTTTAGGTATTATAATCCAGATACAGGAACATATTTGAGCCAAGATCCAATAAGGTTGAAAGGAGGTAACCCTAATTTTTATGCTTATACAAAGAATAATAATTATCAGGTAGATTTATTTGGACTAGACCCGCTAGGGACGGGAGGTTATTCCGTTTATGCACTTTATGAAACTGGCTCAACGAATCCATATTATATAGGAATTACTAAGCAAGAGGTTCAATCAAGAATGGATCAACATATGGATACTGGAAGATATGGTAATGATACAACTCATGAAGTTTTGCATAGTGATTTAACTATAGAACAAGCAAGAGGTTATGAGCAGCATTATATTGAAACATATGAAACTAAAACAGGAATTATTGGAGAAGAAATATCTTGGACAAATAAGGGTAATAAAATAAATTCATTCGATAAAGATAGAACCGATATAAGAGGAAAAGCGTTTAAAGCTGAATATGATAAAATAAAATGTCACTAA
- a CDS encoding immunity 51 family protein, translating into MNIDNLKELITPFFWVEHEKSVSVCLNVGEYKTEIFQAREEEGFEGNGYDWASLAHVFLEEQKPELIDVVKFDPEGSMFCAYSSDVEALKAFIISFKEACENEKLIQDLFSRAELD; encoded by the coding sequence ATGAATATTGATAATCTTAAAGAATTAATTACCCCATTTTTTTGGGTTGAACATGAGAAAAGTGTTTCAGTATGCTTAAATGTTGGAGAATATAAGACTGAAATTTTCCAGGCAAGGGAAGAGGAAGGCTTTGAAGGTAACGGTTACGATTGGGCTTCCTTGGCACATGTTTTTTTAGAGGAACAAAAGCCTGAACTTATTGATGTCGTTAAATTTGATCCTGAGGGGAGTATGTTTTGCGCTTATTCTTCTGATGTAGAAGCACTAAAAGCTTTTATTATTTCGTTTAAAGAAGCCTGTGAGAATGAAAAGTTAATTCAAGATTTGTTTTCAAGGGCAGAATTAGATTAG
- the tssR gene encoding type VI secretion system protein TssR domain-containing protein, protein MKISILLRYTFLMGLLAASPVFSQVNNSTSVIEKTEKTINTYENEEQKEREKTELKLVYSDRNDNYIYEEPYGSKIKTKINILSPMYVINEDKNYYEVVVADKKMLGKPKGTLSFFRNKNTHFSNAKEVQYLGWIKKDNVIEYSRAMQNQANLKYVKYFIACNTLESLFSSDKNVKKSTLLLKTDPNLESISKKNIKLNDFVYVYKINKTTKSAFVSNFDDIMPKDTTNLKYGWVPMQYLNPIEDNMVIKLNPTDTIQFPSGKITFQANELYRNTLFVNENQSSKPIRFDVSNKISLPINVWNHDKNKITNLKGDDISIKTIEQIATQSKTINFFYVFENNNSTRQHLKKTLSALQNLKLTISSEKYANYNFTYSFIAKGSTKSYYLIKSPSFSKWFDLIEKSIKTPDEITKENISYNNISDISKYWSSDISFENNFFILAGSHSTVNSTLPDSFNVLAKNNAKLLFILFENENTAENQDFILQSKMYLNEASNANKRVIQNYYVDPKLIIKNDQFIYNGESDNNYIYDAPLKSNFNGGILFPKLNGELTPITINKAIDSIINKTIKTNDVLLKSLTQYKNEFSFLRSQPSKKINNLIQNFSQKDGTDTNIPKNYKNETYVINTKDTVGNSINDKVNLLLTENEIKQLIENYRELISKEYTNENIDKAEISNFKDKCEKIVKSIRKTDQIRFRNSLADLLYFKTRVFVNSSWLHQTKIRDIDKFKRKPEEFRTLFTALNTKLEVLEKMQRNNTFEVFDDESQTKYYYIPKKLLL, encoded by the coding sequence ATGAAAATTAGCATTTTACTTAGATATACATTTTTGATGGGCTTATTGGCAGCAAGCCCTGTTTTTTCGCAGGTAAATAATAGTACAAGTGTCATCGAAAAAACAGAGAAGACAATTAATACTTATGAAAATGAGGAGCAAAAAGAAAGGGAAAAAACGGAGCTTAAATTAGTTTACTCAGACAGAAATGATAATTATATATATGAGGAGCCCTATGGTTCAAAAATAAAAACTAAAATAAATATTTTGTCTCCAATGTATGTTATCAATGAAGACAAAAACTATTATGAAGTTGTGGTAGCCGACAAAAAAATGCTTGGCAAACCCAAAGGGACATTATCTTTTTTTAGAAATAAAAACACACATTTTTCTAATGCCAAGGAAGTACAATACTTGGGATGGATCAAAAAAGATAATGTGATAGAATATAGTAGAGCCATGCAAAACCAAGCCAATCTAAAATATGTAAAATATTTTATAGCATGTAATACATTAGAGAGTTTGTTTTCCAGTGATAAAAATGTCAAAAAAAGCACACTTTTATTAAAAACAGATCCCAATCTGGAATCAATATCTAAAAAAAATATTAAGCTAAATGATTTTGTGTATGTGTACAAAATAAATAAAACCACAAAATCAGCTTTTGTATCCAATTTTGATGATATAATGCCAAAGGATACAACCAATCTTAAATATGGTTGGGTACCTATGCAATATTTGAATCCGATAGAAGATAATATGGTTATAAAACTGAATCCAACAGATACGATTCAGTTTCCTTCAGGAAAAATTACATTTCAAGCCAACGAGTTATATAGAAATACTTTGTTTGTAAATGAGAATCAATCCAGTAAGCCAATCAGGTTTGATGTTTCAAATAAGATTTCGTTGCCAATAAATGTTTGGAATCATGATAAAAACAAAATTACGAATCTAAAAGGGGATGATATCTCGATAAAAACAATTGAGCAAATTGCCACACAAAGCAAAACCATTAACTTTTTTTATGTTTTTGAGAACAATAACTCAACGAGACAACATTTAAAAAAGACCCTTTCTGCATTGCAAAATCTAAAACTAACTATCAGTAGTGAGAAATATGCCAATTATAATTTTACTTATTCGTTCATTGCAAAGGGAAGCACCAAAAGCTATTATTTGATAAAATCACCTTCTTTTTCAAAATGGTTTGATTTAATCGAAAAAAGCATCAAAACACCGGATGAGATAACTAAAGAGAATATTTCATATAACAATATTAGTGATATAAGTAAGTATTGGAGTTCGGATATCAGTTTTGAAAACAACTTCTTTATATTGGCCGGTTCACATAGCACTGTAAATAGCACCTTGCCGGATAGCTTCAATGTATTGGCAAAAAACAATGCAAAGTTATTATTCATACTATTTGAAAATGAAAACACAGCCGAAAATCAGGACTTTATACTGCAAAGCAAAATGTACCTGAACGAAGCCAGTAATGCCAATAAAAGAGTTATCCAAAACTATTATGTAGACCCAAAACTGATTATAAAAAACGATCAGTTTATCTATAATGGAGAATCAGATAATAATTATATCTACGATGCACCTCTTAAAAGTAATTTTAACGGAGGTATTTTGTTCCCAAAACTAAATGGGGAGCTAACACCAATAACGATAAACAAAGCTATAGACAGTATCATTAATAAGACCATCAAAACAAACGATGTATTATTAAAATCATTGACACAATATAAAAATGAGTTTAGCTTTTTGAGAAGCCAACCGAGTAAGAAAATAAACAATCTGATTCAAAATTTTTCTCAAAAAGATGGTACAGACACTAATATACCAAAAAACTATAAGAACGAAACCTATGTAATAAATACAAAAGATACAGTTGGTAATAGCATAAATGACAAAGTAAATCTTTTGTTGACAGAGAATGAAATCAAGCAGCTAATAGAAAACTACAGAGAGTTAATTAGCAAAGAGTATACAAACGAGAATATTGACAAAGCCGAGATTTCGAATTTTAAAGACAAATGCGAAAAGATTGTTAAGAGCATTAGAAAAACAGATCAGATCAGATTCAGGAATTCTCTAGCGGATTTACTTTATTTCAAGACAAGGGTATTTGTAAATAGTTCATGGTTACATCAAACAAAAATTAGAGATATCGATAAGTTTAAGAGAAAACCAGAAGAGTTCAGAACGCTATTTACAGCATTAAATACAAAACTGGAAGTTTTAGAAAAAATGCAGCGCAACAACACTTTTGAGGTTTTTGATGATGAGTCACAAACAAAATATTATTACATACCAAAAAAACTTTTACTATAA
- a CDS encoding type VI secretion system Vgr family protein, whose product MTPPTIIFGIDSKKISHFTSIELVQVINDHHRFEIRVPHAAVESPLAYTLENAQAWLGKVVHIVLEEKNNFLGVVTNIDFDQEMGHSGNHIVVSGFSKTILLESGEKLHSWEESALKDIVKEVIKNGAGEQLQNDINPEYASKMEYQNQYLETDFQFIQRLAKQYNEWLYYDGEKLIFGKPKSFDAPISLTYNRDISKLKISVQAVPNKFSAFTYNESADKRYTAKSKDTVGGLPKLGNEAFASSKDVFATPAFTHGIVSTGDDAVLESFLKKKQASAAANTNYVNATTKNSKLKVGSIVNIQSSVLENSSMLTQEVGSYIITEITHYATHLGEYENNFRAIPSKVLSLPEPDVSYPIAQTQQAVVESNTDPKNKGRIRVQMLWQQGTSMKTAWLRVMTPDAGSSGKVGTNRGMVFIPDVGDHVMVHFRYGDPNRPFVLGSVFHGKSGGGGGANNNKRSFATRGGTSLVLDEEKNTFTATDPSGNMVKLNGDGTMTLYAPNKIDLQSKEINFIAEEKVNINGVNEVNVESKKVSVMGTDEITQTSNTKITDEAPSINIKGKNSILAEGKVVDIDGKAMTNVKGGIINLN is encoded by the coding sequence ATGACACCTCCAACAATCATTTTTGGAATAGATTCTAAAAAAATAAGTCACTTTACCAGTATCGAATTGGTACAAGTAATAAATGACCACCATCGATTTGAAATTCGTGTGCCGCATGCAGCTGTAGAGAGTCCTTTAGCGTACACTCTGGAAAATGCACAAGCATGGTTAGGCAAAGTGGTACATATTGTACTCGAAGAGAAGAATAACTTTTTGGGCGTTGTTACCAATATCGATTTTGATCAGGAAATGGGGCATTCAGGGAATCACATTGTAGTGTCCGGTTTTTCTAAAACCATATTATTAGAATCGGGAGAAAAGTTACATTCTTGGGAAGAATCAGCCTTAAAAGATATTGTAAAAGAAGTTATCAAAAATGGAGCAGGAGAGCAATTGCAAAACGATATAAATCCTGAATATGCCAGTAAAATGGAGTATCAGAATCAGTATTTGGAAACTGATTTTCAGTTCATTCAGCGATTGGCAAAACAATACAATGAATGGCTGTATTATGATGGGGAAAAATTAATTTTCGGGAAGCCAAAAAGTTTCGATGCTCCTATATCGTTAACTTACAACAGAGATATTTCTAAATTAAAAATATCAGTACAGGCAGTACCTAATAAATTTAGTGCTTTTACATACAATGAAAGTGCCGATAAACGCTATACAGCTAAGTCTAAAGATACAGTCGGAGGTTTACCAAAATTAGGAAACGAAGCTTTTGCAAGCTCAAAAGACGTATTTGCAACACCAGCTTTTACACACGGTATTGTGAGTACAGGCGATGATGCGGTTTTGGAATCCTTCTTGAAAAAGAAACAGGCAAGTGCAGCTGCCAATACTAACTACGTTAATGCAACTACAAAAAATTCAAAATTAAAAGTAGGAAGTATTGTTAATATACAATCCAGTGTTTTAGAAAACTCCAGCATGCTTACTCAAGAAGTAGGTTCATATATTATTACCGAAATTACACATTATGCTACACATTTAGGAGAGTATGAAAATAATTTTAGAGCCATACCATCTAAAGTGCTTAGCTTGCCGGAACCAGATGTGTCTTATCCAATTGCACAAACACAACAAGCAGTTGTAGAGAGTAATACAGACCCTAAAAATAAAGGAAGAATTAGAGTGCAAATGCTTTGGCAGCAAGGGACTTCTATGAAAACAGCCTGGCTTCGTGTTATGACTCCGGATGCGGGTAGTAGTGGTAAAGTAGGTACAAATAGAGGAATGGTATTCATTCCGGATGTAGGAGATCATGTAATGGTGCATTTCCGTTATGGCGACCCTAACAGACCTTTTGTACTAGGAAGTGTTTTTCACGGAAAAAGCGGTGGCGGTGGAGGAGCAAACAATAACAAAAGAAGCTTTGCAACCAGAGGAGGAACATCACTTGTTCTTGATGAAGAAAAAAACACCTTTACGGCAACAGACCCAAGTGGTAATATGGTAAAGCTTAACGGAGACGGAACAATGACACTTTATGCACCAAATAAGATCGATTTACAGTCTAAAGAAATAAATTTTATTGCCGAAGAAAAAGTAAACATCAATGGGGTAAATGAAGTAAATGTCGAAAGTAAGAAAGTATCTGTTATGGGTACCGATGAAATCACGCAAACAAGTAACACAAAAATTACTGATGAAGCGCCAAGTATCAATATAAAAGGGAAAAATAGCATTTTGGCAGAAGGAAAAGTTGTTGATATAGATGGTAAAGCAATGACAAATGTAAAAGGAGGAATCATAAATTTAAATTAA